In Gossypium hirsutum isolate 1008001.06 chromosome D01, Gossypium_hirsutum_v2.1, whole genome shotgun sequence, the genomic window GATTGAAGATAATGTTACCATGTTAAAAGGGACTAATGCTGTGAGAGGTGTTGAGCCTGAATGGTATGATTGCCTTATGACAAATAATTCTATCAAAcaaataatgaaattcgatgCAATATCTAAGCTAACTATATTGACAAGATGATCCATGGGTGCCAACCATCATCTGTTTGAGATATGGTTGTTTGCTTCATTGATCATTATTTCTGCCTGCATTTGATTTTCTTATTGGCTTGCAGTAAATCAGGGAATAGGAATGGAGGAAAACAAAAGCATGAGCTTCGTGTTGGTAATGCTTTAGTGCCAAAGAAGAAAAGAGGTGGTCTGGCAAAGGAGGAAGGATTACTGGAAGCTGATCATTGCATGATTGAAGAAGTGATATTGGagcaaaatgaccaaaataagaaACTGACCAGTAAGAAGTGcgtgatattatttttttaaagatttatctGCTCAAGGAAATCCATGTTTCCATGCTCGTCTGGGTAGTTGTATCCTTTGCAAGCAAATTGCCTTGTAAGTAACAACTTCTATCCGATATGTTACTGCAGGAAATGTAAATACGATAATCTCTTGCTGGCTTCCAGTCAAGTGGATACTGAAGTTGGAGTTAAGctaaagaggaaaagaaaagaacaatttGAAGAGAAAACACTTGAAAACAATGTTAACAAAGAGGATGAAACGCACAAAATTGGTTCAAATTATACCGTGACCAAGTATGTAGATGTGGAGGATAGGGAAAATCAAAACCAAGTTAATGACAAGTAGGTGTTTATCCTTTGACTCACATTTCTGTGAATAGCCATACTGTAATTGCAATTTTCTCATGTCCAATTTATAATCTCTCTTGGATGCCTGAGTTGGCTTTGCTACCATATCATATTGTTTTCTTGTTCCAATCTTTTTCATTTGCTATTTTTTGGAGTTTAACTGTGTACTGTTACTTTCCTTTCTTAAAGTCATTCTAGGAAGACGAAAAAGAAGAGAAGGAGTAAGGATGAGGAGGGGGATGCTATGAAGGTGGAACCACCTGTCTTACCAGCCCATGAAAAGAAGAGATCTGATGTGGAAATGGGGGCTAAGAACGCTAATGACAAGGAAATTCAGCTGTCAAATGGAATTATCATTGAAGAGTTAGAAATGGGGAAACCAGATGGGAAAATAGCTTCTCTTGGTAAAAAGGCACGTAGTCTTGATTTTCTCTTCTGTGATATATTGTAATGATATTCTGAATTTTCTTTGTGGTGGTTTCTTGGACTTGAATGAATAGGTActcaatttcttttaattaatgctttACTTGTAACTTCTTCCATGCTAGGCTAAAGGAAATTATTTACAAAGTTTTCTTGGTGCCAGGTTCGTGTCCATTACACTGGAAAATTGAAGGAGAGTGGGCAAGTATTTGATTCAAGTGTTGGCAGAGCACACTTAAAGTTTCGTCTAGGTAAACATCTTTTGTTCAGTCTTGCTTTGCAAACGCAGTTCGCAGTGTTTGATTCTAAGAAGTCTTCTAATTCCATTCCTTATCATATTACATGGTTTTGTATGGACAACCGGCATTCTACATTCTAGGGAGACTGATTAATAGAGTTGGCGGGCATGTTTTCTATTTAAATGCTGGTCTTTGCAAAATGCATACATTTTTAAGTTGGACATTTTATGTTGCTATTATAGGTGGGAAAAAAGTTCAAGAACTATGGAATGTCGGCCTTGATGGTAtgaactttctttctttttctgaagtTTTTTATCTGCTAACCAATTGAATATGTCAGTTACCCTTAGTTTGAATTCTATGTCTAATGTGTTTAAATAATGATGATTCCTAGGCATGCGAATTGGTGGCAAACGTAGACTCATTGTCCCTCCTTCAGTGAGGTATGCAATTCAATTTTGTTAAATAGTGCTCCAagcttgtttgtttctataggtGTATGTTCAATTTTCTTGGGTTTGTGTTGCAGTTATACAAATGAAGGAACAAGTGAGAATATTCCACCAAACTCCTGGCTGGTTTTTGATGTTGAATTGATTAAAGTCAAGTAATTTCATTTTTGATCGAAAAGTCAGGTACTTGGTTGGCATCATGCACCAGTTTTGTTTAGGCATACTTGCCTTAATTCTTCAAAGAATTACAAGTGCAATAGTAAATGAGGTTGGACTTTGTCTTTGGACTTGGGATTTTATAATGCGTTGCTTAGAAATGATTAGAAGTGAAAATATGTAGTATTGGCTGTCTATGGTAAAACTTTCTTTACTCTTTTTTTCCATGGctgaaaattatgtatttatgcCTATTATTAATATGCTCGCATCACATGTCTGTTTCACCATGTATAATATGCGAGACTCTTGATTGCCTGAACTATCATactgcttttcttttcttttaatataaaattatcagtggtttttttaaattaaaaaggacGGTGATTTTACACTATTTTATTACTTTTCTATAGTTGTTATGTTcaatgtatattataaaaaataaaataaaatatttaaaaaagtacATTGTCATTGTGTTATTTGTTGCTTTTAATTTAATCTAGCAATTAGTTATGAGCTGTTTTTTCTTTCTCCAAATTTCTTTGAACTAAAAGAGAGTATTGTCAgtatatattattttcttgttagagcaaaaaataacatgtataaatttggattaatttgatttggttaatgaatttaaaaaaaaataagtttatttaatgattaaaaaatttaaaatttcaatttaattaatgaTAGTTGGGTTTGGCGATTTGAACACTTGCACTGTTAGTGTTTATATTTCACATAAACATTATTTAGGAAGCTAATTGTATGATCCCAATCAACCTCATATTCAATTACTATGAATAAATCACTCgcaaagaatatatatatacacacattcaCTCATATGAAACTAAGTCAAATTACAATGACCACcaagcatttttattatttacaatataataaaatggttaaatttaattAGGATTAGAACATATCtatctttaattacataaattaatattaaaataccaTATTAACATATACTTTAATTTGTAAAACATATTGGAAATATTCATgaagtaataatttttttataaccaCGGGTGAATTTCATCTGTTTTACAGTCTGAAATCATTTTCTTGTGTTTAGTGTGGGTAGATCTTCTTATAATATACTATTCAATTCTTGATGGTGAATCGATTTGATAGATTAGATTTTGTTTTTCATGATATTTATCCAATTCGATGTCATGAAAATGTAAGtcattgaattgaatttaaaagCGACAAATTTATATATCTATAGGATTAAATCTCGAGTTTTTGTGaagtaaaaaaaacaataaaatttatggATATAAATTTCATTGTTTAAATCTAATTTGTACTCTTTGTTTTTCTAGATGTTACTACAAATTTATAATGAAGAGGTTCAAGGAAGAAGATATTTCAAGGAGAAGGAATGATGGATGTGATAACTATAGTAGAATTGGAGAATTGAGAGAAAAAGATGACAACGAAATCCATTGAAATTTGTCTTtggcaataaaataaaataaaaaaggaagagAACATGGTAGCTTTGAGGGCGCAACTATGGTGAAAGATAAGGACAGTCATGTGGCTCTGTTGTAGAAGACTTTATGCAAATTCACAGCACTAAATAAGATTTCTTCTTTTGAGATTGGTTGTCGTACATATGGGGACAAAAGAGTTAGCAAATGCAAACTCCTAAATAAAGGTAAGAAATGAAGCAATATAAATTTAGGAAGACCGTTAAAGTGAAGGACAGACCTAACCATAATCTAAAAGAGGCGAATGACTAGACACAAAAAGAAGCTCATATTGACATTTCATTTGTTGACCCTCTGAATGTTTTCATTacatttttttgatatttttatgggATTACATTAGATGCACCTATGCACAGAAAATACATCACAATTGAACACATTACTAAAAAACTAGAATAAAATAAAGTTGAAGAAATTTATAATaaacacttaaaaatatatttaaacctaattaaaattaattataatttctcaTCTTCAATCTCTTAATAAcactaaatttttttagtttagggTTCTCGAAAATCTTGAGAAAAAATATACctaatacatttttttttcaattttgttagaAGTAAGACACCATTTATGGAAATTGAATAGTGGTGAGAGGAGATCAACCCTGTGcttcaaagcaaaaaaaaaaaaagaagttgcaCTGTTTGTAAggaataaatgatattttttccaTCTATTTCTCATATCTGAGAACTTTTACAGAATACTTGGGGCAATGTGCAAATTACCTTTTGACCTCTTTTGTAAATCTTTATTAGGTCTAGGTTTTTTCCTCAagatttttgagatcattttagTACAAGGATATTAAGAGTTGGTTGAATTgttctagaactcatatttatgGAGCATTGTTGATCCGCTGAGCTTTGTATTATAATcatgataataatataacttaccAAAGTACCTTTCAATCTTTAGTTTATATActaattttaataactatttaTCATTCATAGtctaataatctcattattcatACACTAAGATTTTAAGCAATtttattgtttaccttaaattagtaaaatcttttttaatttacatatacgattaaatgaaataggtaaaaGACAATTTATGAAGCACTTACAAAAAAGTCGAAATATTTTTACGCTTTGCAATTAAAAGCTTTCCTCTTCCCTTTCTTCCTCCACCCTTTTCTATAATTGTCACTTCACATAAACACATACAACCATATAATTCATTATCATTTCTAAATACTTAATTTGTAACATAGCACTAGATACACAATCTAAACATATGGCATTTTCACCTCTTCTAGGTAAAGTCATAAAATTTTCCTGGGTCagaattaagttatatatttttataagagcTATGTTGTACTAGAAAAATTGTACTAGGAATTCATACTAGGTTTAATTCTCAAGTTTTCCCACACTAGGTTTAAATTATTAGAGAGGTCATAAACGGTCCCACTTAAAACTCTACAATATAATTTAAGAGCTCAatatatcattaaaattatatgctacaaaatattgaaagataaataaaaagcAATAAAGAACAGTAGAAATTTAACGAGGTTCGACAAATTATGcctacgtcctcggacactaccaaatatatttctcTGCAAAAGATACAAGTGAAATACTGCAAATAAGGAGAGAGAAAACTTGCCTTATGAAGAATATGACAAGTTTTGGGATAATTCAAAAATGGAGAAATAATCCCTATTTATAGTAGTACAAAACCTCCACAACTTGTATTTTTTAGATGTGGGATTGTGTTATTTCAACAAATATCGACCTTAGTAAATTTTACATCTTCAATCTCTTTATAGAACAACATTtgatagtgtcttcaaatttcaACATTCAGGTTTTAacattgatcaagttcaaacataGTTGGATCTTGAACACAGTCACAACCTTAGTCATCATATCGACAAGATTCTCATTGGTTGAAATTTTCTAGATTTTTACTCCACTTTTTTTTCCAGAATCTCTCGtacaaaatgataccaaactaCTTCTTCATTGCATGATAAACTTGATTCTTTTCTAACTGAATAgtactttgactatcacaatgtACTTTGACATATTTATGCTTAATTTCCAATTCACCAAGCAACCTTTAAAGCAAAATTGCCTCTTTTACAACCTTTGTGATGGTCATATACTCCATTTCTATAGTAGATAAAGCATCTGTTGACTGTAAAGTAGACTTCTAACTAGCTGGTGCTTttgcaagtgtaaacacataaccattAGTTGATCATCATTTGTCCAAATCACCAACATAGTCTGAATCACAATATCCAACCACACCTTGATTATTTTCTTGCTCAAAATTCAATCCAATATCCATTGTATCATGGATATATCACAAAATCCaattcacagcttgccaatgctCATTTCCTAAATCATGCATACCTATTCACGACCTGAACTGCTTGTGAAATGCCAAGCCTTGTACATACCATAGTATACATTAAGCTACCAACAACATTAGTATATGGTatctttgatatatatattattgttctGCATCATTCTTTGGCAACATAAAGGCATTAAGCTTGAAATGAGGAGCAAGAGGAGTACTAACAGGTTTTGACTTTTCATTCATGCTTAAACGCTTTAACAATTTTCTCAGATATTGTTTGAGTCAAACAAAGCCTCTTCAAGCTTCTATCTCGAGTTATCTCCATGTCAAGAATCTTCTTTGCTTCTCCTAGATCCTTCATCTCAAACTCCTTTTTCAATTGTGTCTTTAGCTTCTCAATCTCTATTTGACTTTTTAGACGCTACCAAcgtatcatcaacataaagaagaaGATATATGAGAGAACTATCTTAAGCTTGTGAAAATACACACAATgatcatatttgcttcttgtgtacttatGTTTTGTCATAAACTTGCCAAATCGCTTGTTCTACTACCTCAGAGATTGCTTTAAACCGTATAATGATTTTTCAAGTttatatgctaaattttattttctagtaacCTTGAATCCTTCTAGTTGAgccatatagatttcctcttccaagtCTCCatgtaaaaatgaatttttttacatcCAGCTGAACTAGTTACAAATCCAACTGTGCCACCAAAGCCAGTAAAATTCTAATTGGGGAATACTTCACAACTGTAGAAAAGACCTCATTGTAATAAATCCCCTCATTCTTTGTAAACACCCATTGGCAGGAAATCCTTCTTTCTTTATAAacacccatttgcatccaattttcttctttccCTTTGGTAGACTAGCTAGTTTCCAAGTCTAATTTTTGTGAAGGGATTGcatttcttgtaacaccccatacccgacccgGTTGTCGAGTCTGAGCTATAGGATGTCACAACCATTTTCGGACAAACATCATTTAATCACAATATATTTCTCCATCATTATactaaataaaattcaaaaacatgATTATCATATCATTATATCATAACATATACTGAACCGGCGTTCATACCagcttatgaaagcttatttGATGACTCAAGACCATTGGAGGACTAATAAGCAACACTCTCAAACTACTTCAAGTTAATGTTGTGATATCAAGGGATCAATGTTGTGACCTCTAAGACAGTATACAAGCTTCATTATTcatggaccaaattgtaaagttttccAAACTATACTAGATGGATGTCACGAACTTGAGGTTCAACGTTGCAACTTCAAATGGTGGCATCGCGACATCCAATGGGCGGTATCACGACCTTGAAGATAGTAGCAAACTTCCCAACCTAAGGACCAATTTATAAAACTTCAAAACATTATAGAGTCGATGACGCAACATCAAACAGGGGACGTCATGATGAGATAGCCTGGTGCTGCGACATTTAGGGTGTGAAGTCATGACCTTTACAATAGTCCACTATGTTCTAATTTCCATACAGTTTCAAGCTAACATAAGACTACAAGGGTTGGCTATATGGCCCCAACATGACCATTCTTACACATATGATAGTTCTATATACAaattcaattcaacccaaaacCATTTTTATGCATGACCAATACCATTTCCATATATCCACAATCAAAACACCACCATTCTATACCAATCTACACCAATTCAAGCTTATGACATTTATACTTATGCAATTTGAGTATCAAGAACTCACATAACTTTAACATGAACCAAAACAAAGCATAACTAACTATTTTTCAATTATAACATTCAAACATGCTATTCCCAAACCATTAATCCACTCGACTAACCAAACTACCTCACATTTAGCTTGCCAAATCACACAAGATTAAGATTATCACTCATGCTAGCATTAGACATGACCAATATCATACATTACATAAGTCACAAGGTAACCTTATTGCACAAAATCAACCATAATCACAATAACCATGTAACTAACCATCCAGAAAGGACCATTTGCACACTAAGGTgcccttatatacatgccacaatatttagaatcaaaataaatataattctaCCGTCTTGTTGATAGTGTGTGCTTCACACTGATCTGACTCAACAAGTTCCACAAGGTAAAGATCTATAAGTAGGGAAAACAATTAGAGTAAGCATAcaaatgtttagtaagttcaaatggaaaATAATATGCTTACATTGTTCCTACTTAAGTATAATAGTTACCTTAGCTTGGTATAAGATTGGCTATGCCATGACACTTTAAGACATCAACAAggtgagcatatatatatacatgatcatTAAACATTATAAGCAACTTAAAACATAATAGTTCATATTATTGTCAAATAACCTAACACAATGACATATTCAATCAACAATCCATAAGATTGTACCAAGTATATAAAACTCATTTCATTaacatatttcatcatcaatttATAAGGATATACCATTTACATATAAATCCTTACAATGACATATCAAATTAGTTACTAAATccatttcatcacattttcaatttttcaatttcatttaaaatatttttcctgATGGAACCCCAGTAAAATGTTTAACACCCTTACCTGAACCGTTCGCTGAATCTGGGTATGGAGCGTCACAACTGAATCAGGTTTGTGTACAAGATTAGAactcattattttaaaatcaaactgtattacctatttattaaaaaaacttacaacaatggaaaaattttaaataaaagttcaTTGTCCCAACCTTAGACTCTAAGAGAACTACATAAATACAATATATTTGCCCCCATGGAGAAGTTTCTAAAGGTACCCCCTTGCTATGTGCATGATACTTTACTAATGGAGCTCTTTGATCCAACATGGTCTAGCTTGGTCCTTCATCGATTTCCTTATTCCGTAAGTTTAGCAATCACAGGTTAAACCTTTGTAAGTTATAAAAGAACTTTATGAGTTTCCTAGTTGGCTTACTTATATTTAGACCTCATCTCATAGgggtaagaaaagaaaagaaactaaatacAATTAACTTCTTGATTGTACGAGTAAATTTCCCTTAAACTCGATATAGCAGGCTCTGATTTATTCTTGATCTTATCCATTGTCAAGCGATTTCCTCTTGGGCAATCCTATAAATCTTTGATCAGTCTTGACAATTCCTCAGATGTTTTGCTATCTCCGCGGACGCTACCCTTTCCTTTACTTATATCTTTTCTTCTATTTGACCCTAGTGTGGATTTTTCTTTCCTCCATGTTCTTATAAGGTAGCTCCTTAAGCCTACCCTCCTAAAATTCATTGGGTATGTTCATCTTTGGCGATCATTCCAAATCTATTTAGCCATGGTAGACTCTTTATCTTACGATAATCTCGAAGGGCTTGCTGACATCTCATCTGTTGAGATAACTATTGAGGTCCCCCGCCACTTTGGTGGATTAAGTTCCACTTGAGACGAATAGAGGTTGGATTACTTCCTTGTAATCCACATTGTTCAAGATACCGTGCTTGTAAGGGTAACATGTTCATCTGCTGTGAACCACTTTGACCTTCAGTAAGTGTGACATGTCTGTCTGTTGTGAACCGCTTTGACCTTTAGTACCCAACAGACTATCATCGGAGTGATAATTTGTGTTCATGATTTCTCCTTTATGCTGATTCCCTACGAAACAAGCCACTTGGTTGATACTTTCTCAGTGGTTTTCTCTTTGAAGAGGAATAATCTTGATAGACATATCTATCACTCGATATATCCTTTTTTGTCAATGGGTTCTAACTAACCCTTCATTTCCTTATAGACCCACCGACATACTTTATGTTCAATCC contains:
- the LOC107922618 gene encoding peptidyl-prolyl cis-trans isomerase FKBP43 isoform X3, with translation MAFWGTEVKPGKPFTHAPLNGRLHLSQATLGMGDGIKKSIVQCNVGNKMPVFLCCLFPDKAECCQLNLEFEESDEVVFSVIGPRTVHLTANEEMADLKIAKGDKGRPKRRLRKKYRNSGSENEESSSQKDFTSGVAAMEVLESETEDKLPISSLSWGKCTSKSGKANVEEKSRKETDNPSDNEIEDNVTMLKGTNAVRGVEPECKSGNRNGGKQKHELRVGNALVPKKKRGGLAKEEGLLEADHCMIEEVILEQNDQNKKLTSKKKCKYDNLLLASSQVDTEVGVKLKRKRKEQFEEKTLENNVNKEDETHKIGSNYTVTKYVDVEDRENQNQVNDNHSRKTKKKRRSKDEEGDAMKVEPPVLPAHEKKRSDVEMGAKNANDKEIQLSNGIIIEELEMGKPDGKIASLGKKVRVHYTGKLKESGQVFDSSVGRAHLKFRLGGKKVQELWNVGLDGMRIGGKRRLIVPPSVSYTNEGTSENIPPNSWLVFDVELIKVK
- the LOC107922618 gene encoding peptidyl-prolyl cis-trans isomerase FKBP43 isoform X1, which produces MAFWGTEVKPGKPFTHAPLNGRLHLSQATLGMGDGIKKSIVQCNVGNKMPVFLCCLFPDKAECCQLNLEFEESDEVVFSVIGPRTVHLTGYYLSSSSLNHHNDESESYGEDIAGTETERSENGEESEYGGSFIDDEEPQVLSSSQDFSAVSESNEEMADLKIAKGDKGRPKRRLRKKYRNSGSENEESSSQKDFTSGVAAMEVLESETEDKLPISSLSWGKCTSKSGKANVEEKSRKETDNPSDNEIEDNVTMLKGTNAVRGVEPECKSGNRNGGKQKHELRVGNALVPKKKRGGLAKEEGLLEADHCMIEEVILEQNDQNKKLTSKKKCKYDNLLLASSQVDTEVGVKLKRKRKEQFEEKTLENNVNKEDETHKIGSNYTVTKYVDVEDRENQNQVNDNHSRKTKKKRRSKDEEGDAMKVEPPVLPAHEKKRSDVEMGAKNANDKEIQLSNGIIIEELEMGKPDGKIASLGKKVRVHYTGKLKESGQVFDSSVGRAHLKFRLGGKKVQELWNVGLDGMRIGGKRRLIVPPSVSYTNEGTSENIPPNSWLVFDVELIKVK
- the LOC107922618 gene encoding peptidyl-prolyl cis-trans isomerase FKBP53 isoform X2, which gives rise to MWEIRCLYFYAVCFLIRLSVVNSIWNLRSLMKSFFLLLALELFILLVTICPLLPLIIIMMNQNHMGRILLGQKQKDPRMVKKVNMVVVLLMMKNHKSSHLLKIFLLYQNASNEEMADLKIAKGDKGRPKRRLRKKYRNSGSENEESSSQKDFTSGVAAMEVLESETEDKLPISSLSWGKCTSKSGKANVEEKSRKETDNPSDNEIEDNVTMLKGTNAVRGVEPECKSGNRNGGKQKHELRVGNALVPKKKRGGLAKEEGLLEADHCMIEEVILEQNDQNKKLTSKKKCKYDNLLLASSQVDTEVGVKLKRKRKEQFEEKTLENNVNKEDETHKIGSNYTVTKYVDVEDRENQNQVNDNHSRKTKKKRRSKDEEGDAMKVEPPVLPAHEKKRSDVEMGAKNANDKEIQLSNGIIIEELEMGKPDGKIASLGKKVRVHYTGKLKESGQVFDSSVGRAHLKFRLGGKKVQELWNVGLDGMRIGGKRRLIVPPSVSYTNEGTSENIPPNSWLVFDVELIKVK